The following are encoded together in the Zingiber officinale cultivar Zhangliang chromosome 8A, Zo_v1.1, whole genome shotgun sequence genome:
- the LOC122011661 gene encoding uncharacterized protein LOC122011661: protein MSLPLDQQQQPPPAYRGAATPGGCGGGDGSIGLVIGVLAVIAALGVVACVAGRLCSGRSILGYGRYDLHGWIERKCATCVGGRPDSARRQSAHGAGRTEEEKPAAGRPEITEAVAEH, encoded by the coding sequence ATGTCGCTTCCGCTGGACCAGCAGCAGCAGCCGCCGCCGGCGTACAGGGGGGCCGCCACCCCTGGCGGCTGCGGCGGCGGGGATGGGTCGATCGGGCTGGTGATCGGCGTTCTGGCGGTGATTGCGGCGCTGGGGGTGGTCGCCTGCGTGGCGGGCCGGCTCTGCTCCGGCCGCTCCATTCTGGGCTACGGGCGGTACGACCTCCACGGCTGGATCGAGCGGAAGTGCGCCACCTGCGTCGGCGGACGGCCGGATTCGGCGCGGCGGCAGAGCGCCCACGGAGCAGGAAGAACCGAGGAGGAAAAGCCGGCAGCGGGGCGGCCGGAGATTACGGAGGCGGTGGCCGAACACTGA